TCAGGTCCGACACGATGGATTTAACCCGTGAGGCGCTCTCGCTCATGTGGGCCAAAAGGTCGGGGATCCGTTCGCGCAGCTGGGAATAGGGCATTGCCCCCACCGCGAAATCCCCTCCGTCGCTGCAGTGCGCATCCAAGACCGGTAGGGCGCTTTTCCAGGCCTTCTCCAGGATCGGGGCGTTGAGCATGATCGACATAATCGGGTTGTTGATCTCGTGGGCCACGCCGGATACCAGGGTCCCCAGGCTGGCCATCTTGTCCGCCTGGTAAAGCTGGGCCTGGTGGAGGCGGGCCTGTCTTTCACGCACCAGCCCCTGCCAGATAACATAGGCCGACAGCCCCACGATGACGGCCAGGATGGCGAGGCAAATCAGGCTCAGCTTGCGGGTGATGGCCCCGATTTCAGCCCGCACATCCTCTACGTAGATACCGGTGCCGACGATCCAGCCCCAGGGGGCGAATTCGCGCACGTAGGAAATCTTGGGCAAAATCCGCCCGGGGTCGTCCTTCCACTGCCAGCTGTAATCGACGTACCCGGCCCCCTGCCGGGAGACGATCGCCACGCAATCCTGAAATATCCGTTTGCCTTGGGGATCCGTGAACTGGGAGACATCGCGACCTTCCAGATCCGGCCGGTAAGGATGGACGAGCATCCGCGGCGTGAGGTCGTTGATCCAAAAGTAATC
This region of Deltaproteobacteria bacterium genomic DNA includes:
- a CDS encoding cache domain-containing protein, giving the protein MAGRLFKAVPVGIVLPVVLTVVLFVATIFFLILPMLEAGMMAGKRETIRELTAVAHSLLAGLEAQERDGRLTREEAQSRAVTDIRQLRYGPELKDYFWINDLTPRMLVHPYRPDLEGRDVSQFTDPQGKRIFQDCVAIVSRQGAGYVDYSWQWKDDPGRILPKISYVREFAPWGWIVGTGIYVEDVRAEIGAITRKLSLICLAILAVIVGLSAYVIWQGLVRERQARLHQAQLYQADKMASLGTLVSGVAHEINNPIMSIMLNAPILEKAWKSALPVLDAHCSDGGDFAVGAMPYSQLRERIPDLLAHMSESASRVKSIVSDLKDFARQNPGEMADWVDLNQVAKKAVGLVANLIKKSAQDFNAEYAPELPRFTGNSQRMEQVVINLLVNACQAVAGRHKGITVAT